The Terriglobus roseus region GCCGCCGCGACAACGTCACGACGACGGGTGCGTTCTAAGGAACGACAAACATTGCGGGGTTGAGTAATCAACCCCGCGTAACACCAAGAACAGAAGGCGCGCGGAGACTGGGCCACTTATCTAGGTAAGTGACGCCAAGGCCGCAGCGGGAAAGAGTGCAGTTATGTTGCAGCCCAAGAAGGTTAAGTACCGTAAACAGCAAAAGGGCAAGATGCGCGGTAAGGCATGGCGCGGTTCCGAGCTTGCATTTGGCGACTACGGTTTGAAGGTTGTGGAGTGCGGCTACATCACCGATCGTCAGATCGAAGCAAGCCGTATCGCAATGACCCGTTACATCAAGCGTGGCGGTAAGGTTTGGCTCCGGATCTTCCCGGATAAGCCGATCACCAAGAAGCCCGCAGAAGTTCGA contains the following coding sequences:
- the rplP gene encoding 50S ribosomal protein L16, translating into MLQPKKVKYRKQQKGKMRGKAWRGSELAFGDYGLKVVECGYITDRQIEASRIAMTRYIKRGGKVWLRIFPDKPITKKPAEVRMGSGKGALDHWVAVVRPGKLLFEMEGVPVEIAKEAMRLASNKLPLRTVFVQRPNIKAIDPKASAAA